In Mycobacterium sp. ITM-2016-00317, the genomic window CCTTCGACAGATCCTGATCGTCGAAACTCAGTTCGTCGGTGGTGCGTTCGCGGCCGTCGACCACCAGCTCGGCGCCGGCTTCCACGCCCTGGCCGATGTAGTCGCGCACCCGCTCCAGCGCCGCGCCCGTGACCAGCGGCCCGTAATCGGCCTTCGGGTCGAGGCTGTGGCCGACCCGGAGCTGGTTGACGCGCTCGACGAGCCTGTTGCGCAACCGATTCGCAGTCTCCTCGCCAACCGGCACAGCGACGCTGATCGCCATGCAGCGCTCGCCTGCGCTGCCGTAGCCGGCGCCGATCAGCGCATCGACGGCCTGGTCGAGGTCGGCGTCGGGCATGATGATCATGTGGTTCTTCGCGCCGCCGAAGCACTGCGAACGCTTGCCGTGTGCCGCGGCGGTCGAGTAGATGTACTGCGCGATGTCCGAGCTGCCCACGAAGCCGACGGCCTGGATGTCGGGATGGGTCAGGATCGCGTCGACGGCCTCCTTGTCGCCCTGCACGACCTGGAACACGCCTGCGGGCAGGCCGGCCTCCAGGAACAGTTCGGCCAGTCGCAGCGGCACCGACGGGTCCCGCTCAGAAGGCTTGAGAATGAATGCGTTCCCGCACGCGAGCGCCGGGCCGGCCTTCCACAGCGGGATCATCGCGGGGAAGTTGAACGGCGTGATGCCGGCAACGACGCCCAGCGGCTGACGGATCGAGTAGACGTCGATACCGCCGCCCGCGCCTTCGGTGAACTCACCCTTGAGCAGGTGCGGGATGCCGATCGCGAACTCGATGACCTCGACGCCGCGCTGGATGTCGCCCTTGGAGTCGGCGACGGTCTTGCCGTGCTCGATGGACAGCAGCTCGGCCAGCTCGTCGACGTTGTCGTTGACCAGCTGGACGAACTTCATCATCACCCGTGCGCGCCGCTGCGGGTTCCATGCCGCCCATTCCTTCTGGGCCTCGACGGCCGAGGCCACGGCGGTGTCGACGTCGGCCGCCGACGCAAGCAGCACCTGCGCCTGGACCTCGCCGGTGCTCGGGTTCAGCACGTCAGCCGTGCGGGTGGACGAGAGCTCGCTGCGCTTCCCGTCGATGAAATGGGGGATCCGGGTGGTCGCCGTGGTTGAGCTTGGCGCCGTAGTTGAGGTCATGGGAATCGAACCTTCCGTGTAGATACTTGGATATCCTAGTAATGCGGTTCGGCCTTGGCAAGAGTGTTGGCAGCGGTACCGCCGCAATTTCGTGGGCCCTTGTCGCACTCCGGTGGGTGTCGGCCACAGCGGCGGTCCCACTCGCGCGATATCGCGGTTTGCGGGAATGGTTGCTGGCTAAACCCGGCGACATGGGCGCGCGTCTTGCGTCAGGCCGGTCGTCGGTACCGTCGCAGGTCCTGACCCGTTCAGTCGCTGCGGAGTTCCTCGACGAACGTCTGCGCCTGCTCCCACGTCGGTAGCAGGCCGGCGGCGCGGGCCTGCTCCAGCGTCGGGGCGGCGCGGTCGCGGTCCGACAGGATCAACTCGTCGGCGGGCGACTCCGAAAGCCAGGAGCGCCAATCGATTCCGAGGGCCGGGTCGAGCGGGTCGACGGTGTGTTCGCGGATGGGGGCGTAGCCCGCCGAGCACAGATACGTCACCGCGGAGTCGTCCTGCAGGGCCAGGAACGCGTGCCCGAGACCCTCGGACAGATACACCGACCGGTGCGCCCGGTCGTCGAGGACGACCGCGTCCCAGCGCCCGAACGTCGGCGAGCCGACGCGGATGTCCACCACGACGTCGACGACGGCGCCGCGCATGCATGTCACGTATTTGGCCTGGCTCGGCGGCAGTTGGGCGAAGTGCACGCCGCGCAGCACCCCGGCCCGCGACACCGAGCAGTTGGCCTGCCGCAGGTCGAGCCGGTGGCCGGTGATCGCGGTGAAGCCGGGATCGGTGAACCACTCGAAGAACGCGCCGCGCTCGTCGGTGTGCACCACCGGCGTGATCTCCCACGCCCCGGGGACCGTCAGCTCGCGTGCGTTCACTGCCGTCGTCCTTCGTACGCCGATTCCACCGCGTCTTTCAAGGGCCGCCACCATGATTCGTTGTCGCGGTACCACGCGATGGTGTCACGCAGCCCGCTCTCGAAGTCCGTGTGCTCGGGCACCCAACCCAGCTCGGTGCGCAACGGGGTGGGATCGATCGCGTACCGCAGGTCGTGTCCGGCCCGGTCGGTCACGTGGTCGAAGTCGTCGGGGGAGCGGCCCATCAGGCGCAGGATCGTGCGCATCACCGACAGGTTGTCGCGTTCGCCGTCGGCGCCGATCAGATAGGTGCGCCCGACCGCTCCGTCGGTGAGGATCCGCCACACCGCGCGGTTGTGGTCGTCGACGTGGATCCAGTCGCGCACGTTGGCCCCGGTGCCGTAGAGCTTGGGCCGCCGGCCGGTGAGCACGTTGGTGATCTGGCGCGGGATGAACTTCTCGACGTGCTGGTAGGGCCCGTAGTTGTTGGAGCAGTTGGACAGCGTCGCGGCCAGCTTGTAGGAACGGACCCACGCGCGCACCAGCATGTCGGCCGCGGCCTTGGTCGACGAGTACGGGCTCGACGGGTTGTACGGCGTCGACTCGGTGAACCGGGCCGGGTCGTCGAGTTCCAGGTCGCCGTACACCTCGTCGGTCGACACGTGGTGCAACCGGATCCCGGCGTGCCGGACTGCCTCCAGGATCGTGAACGTGCCGACCACGTTGGTGTGGACGAAGGGCTCGGGGTCGGCCAGCGCGTTGTCGACGTGCGTCTCGGCGGCGAAGTGCACGACGGCATCGGATTCGCCGATCAACGTGCCGACGAGGCCGGCGTCGGTGATGTCGCCCTCGACCAGCCGGATCTCGGAGTCGACGTCGCGCAACGACTCCCTACTGCCGGCATAGGTCAGCGAATCCAGCACCGTCACGCGCACCTCGGGGCGTTCACGCACGGCGTTGCGCACGAAGTTGGCACCGATGAACCCCGCGCCGCCGGTCACCAGCAACCGCATGGCCACCGAGCCTAACCAGGGCGAGAGATGCAACCGGCCGCCGCCCTGTGTTCTGCTGGGATCGAACCGTCGACAGGGGGAGAACAGATGCGGTCCACGACGACCATCAGCGTGCTGGCGGCAGTGGCCGTGGTGCTCGGCACGACCGTGTCCGGCTGCGCTTCCGGACGTGACGACAGCGCCGAGACCGGCAGCGGAGCCGCCACCAGCGAGACCAGCGCCGCGCCGGCGACCGACGACCGGGACGTCGACGACTATCTGTTGGCCAACGGCGTCACCCAGACCGTCGTCAAGGCCGGCGAGCCGGGGGTGCCGAACGTCGAGTTGCCGATGCCCGACGGCTGGGAACCCGTCACCGACGCCGCCGCAGTGCCCCCGGACGCCTACGGCGCCATCTTCCTGTCCGCGGGCGAGGGCACCCCGAACCCGCCGGCGATCCTGGTCCGGATGGTGCGGCTGGACGGCGGCACCTTCGACGCCGCGAAGATCCTGGAACTGTCCCCGAACGCGGTGAGGGCGCTACCGGCGTGGACCGGCCCGGAAATCGGCACGCCCGGTGAGGTCGGCGGCTTCCGGTCGAGCGAGATTGCCGGCCGGGCCGACATCGACGGCGTACCGAACTTCGTGTCCCGCGAGACCATCGTGATCCCGGGCCCGGAGCACACCTACCTGCTCTTGCTGGACGCGCAGGGCCCGCTGGACCAGCAGCAGGCGATCATCGCCGCGACGAAAATCATCGACGAGCGCACCATCATCACGCCCTGAGCGTCAGCCTTTCAGCTCCAGCGGGCCGGCCAGCTCCTCCAGCGTCGACAACAGTTCGTCGGGGCCGCCCAGGACCTGGATCGCGACGTGGTCGGCGCCCGCGGCCAGATGTTCGGTCAGCCGCGCCGCGATCGCGTCCGGTGATCCGTGCGCGACGACCGCGTCGATGAACCGGTCGCTGCCGGGCCGCACCAGGTCCTCGTCGGTGAACCCGAGCCGCTTCCAGTTGTTCACGTAGTTCGACAACCCGAGGTAGAAGTCGACGGTCTCGCGGCCGATCTCGCGGGCCTTCTCGGCGTCGTCGGTGAGCACCACCTTGTGCTCGGGAGCGATCAGCACTGTCGGACCGAGCAATTCGCGCGCCTGGCCGGTGTGCACCG contains:
- a CDS encoding CoA-acylating methylmalonate-semialdehyde dehydrogenase, with protein sequence MTSTTAPSSTTATTRIPHFIDGKRSELSSTRTADVLNPSTGEVQAQVLLASAADVDTAVASAVEAQKEWAAWNPQRRARVMMKFVQLVNDNVDELAELLSIEHGKTVADSKGDIQRGVEVIEFAIGIPHLLKGEFTEGAGGGIDVYSIRQPLGVVAGITPFNFPAMIPLWKAGPALACGNAFILKPSERDPSVPLRLAELFLEAGLPAGVFQVVQGDKEAVDAILTHPDIQAVGFVGSSDIAQYIYSTAAAHGKRSQCFGGAKNHMIIMPDADLDQAVDALIGAGYGSAGERCMAISVAVPVGEETANRLRNRLVERVNQLRVGHSLDPKADYGPLVTGAALERVRDYIGQGVEAGAELVVDGRERTTDELSFDDQDLSKGYFIGPTLFDHVTTDMSIYTDEIFGPVLCIVRAKDYDEALKLPSEHEYGNGVAIFTRDGDAARDFVSKVQVGMVGVNVPIPVPVAYHTFGGWKRSGFGDLNQHGPALIQFYTKVKTVTERWPSGIKDGAEFVIPTMK
- a CDS encoding dTDP-4-dehydrorhamnose 3,5-epimerase family protein codes for the protein MNARELTVPGAWEITPVVHTDERGAFFEWFTDPGFTAITGHRLDLRQANCSVSRAGVLRGVHFAQLPPSQAKYVTCMRGAVVDVVVDIRVGSPTFGRWDAVVLDDRAHRSVYLSEGLGHAFLALQDDSAVTYLCSAGYAPIREHTVDPLDPALGIDWRSWLSESPADELILSDRDRAAPTLEQARAAGLLPTWEQAQTFVEELRSD
- the rfbB gene encoding dTDP-glucose 4,6-dehydratase; its protein translation is MRLLVTGGAGFIGANFVRNAVRERPEVRVTVLDSLTYAGSRESLRDVDSEIRLVEGDITDAGLVGTLIGESDAVVHFAAETHVDNALADPEPFVHTNVVGTFTILEAVRHAGIRLHHVSTDEVYGDLELDDPARFTESTPYNPSSPYSSTKAAADMLVRAWVRSYKLAATLSNCSNNYGPYQHVEKFIPRQITNVLTGRRPKLYGTGANVRDWIHVDDHNRAVWRILTDGAVGRTYLIGADGERDNLSVMRTILRLMGRSPDDFDHVTDRAGHDLRYAIDPTPLRTELGWVPEHTDFESGLRDTIAWYRDNESWWRPLKDAVESAYEGRRQ
- a CDS encoding LpqN/LpqT family lipoprotein, whose protein sequence is MRSTTTISVLAAVAVVLGTTVSGCASGRDDSAETGSGAATSETSAAPATDDRDVDDYLLANGVTQTVVKAGEPGVPNVELPMPDGWEPVTDAAAVPPDAYGAIFLSAGEGTPNPPAILVRMVRLDGGTFDAAKILELSPNAVRALPAWTGPEIGTPGEVGGFRSSEIAGRADIDGVPNFVSRETIVIPGPEHTYLLLLDAQGPLDQQQAIIAATKIIDERTIITP